In a single window of the Elaeis guineensis isolate ETL-2024a chromosome 6, EG11, whole genome shotgun sequence genome:
- the LOC105047034 gene encoding LOW QUALITY PROTEIN: pentatricopeptide repeat-containing protein At2g13600-like (The sequence of the model RefSeq protein was modified relative to this genomic sequence to represent the inferred CDS: inserted 1 base in 1 codon), whose amino-acid sequence MHAAGTKRSLQSFSRDALRRWRHDHSSQPNPFHTLHFSSSTSTTKFSPALRSLKKKLAVGALPTIHRTAKAFKSYAETCASLLRQCADHHPLALGPALHAHTIKSGVSADRSISTKLLTMYSNWGWVAYRDRVFGEADGFDLFSWNYMIAACTRCGDLGAARHLFDRMPERNVVTWTVMVDGHMKCGKVQESIEYFERNPFRTVISWTAMICGFVQNGLYFDALLIFHRMLESSLMPNEVTFTSVVRACIGAGEFDLGKSIVGLIIKTNFERNLSVCNSLITLYLRMGDVDLARRVFDEMEERDVVSWTVLLDVYAQIGDLVEARRIFXEMPERNEVSWSTMIARYSQNGEALEALRMFYHMLHDGYRPNVSCFSSALSASSNLENLLFGSNVHCHAIKVGFDSDVYVASSLIDMYFRCGKLIDGHQVFDLLPEKNMVCWNSMIAGLCYNGKMEEAEELFKNMLVKNVVSWNAIISGYAQNERYSKVLETFDDMLMSGQTPSQMTFSSVLHACANLSSLEKGKNLHTKILKLGIQDEVFMGTALIDMYAKSGDIESSKKVFCRMPEKNEISWTAMIQGLADNGFAEESIILFEEMKKIAIVPTEAIFLSILFTCSHCGLVDKGFHYFESMKKVYGIMPKEKHYTCMVDLLARAGHLREAEELISMMPVQPEANSWAALLSACSMYGDEEIGERAAKKLWESEKNNSAGYVLLANLYASCRRWKDAAKVRTLMKKTGLKKGGGCSWIQIKDQFHTFFSWDVKHQKSSEIYGVLQLLTSEMMA is encoded by the exons ATGCATGCAGCCGGAACAAAGCGAAGCCTGCAGTCGTTTTCCCGCGATGCCCTCCGGAGGTGGAGGCATGACCACAGCTCCCAGCCGAACCCGTTCCACACCCTCCATTTCTCGTCTTCGACTTCGACCACCAAATTCTCCCCCGCCCTCAGGTCCCTCAAGAAGAAACTAGCCGTTGGGGCCCTCCCCACCATCCACCGAACCGCCAAAGCCTTCAAATCCTACGCCGAGACCTGCGCTTCCCTCCTCCGCCAATGCGCCGACCACCATCCCCTTGCCCTCGGCCCAGCCCTCCACGCCCACACCATCAAGTCAGGCGTGTCCGCGGACCGCTCCATCTCCACCAAGCTCTTGACCATGTACTCCAACTGGGGCTGGGTCGCCTACCGCGACCGGGTCTTCGGAGAGGCCGACGGATTCGATCTCTTCTCCTGGAACTACATGATCGCCGCCTGCACTCGATGCGGTGATCTCGGTGCCGCACGCCACCTCTTTGATAGAATGCCCGAGAGGAACGTGGTCACGTGGACTGTTATGGTCGATGGCCACATGAAGTGCGGCAAGGTCCAAGAGTCGATTGAGTATTTTGAGAGGAATCCGTTCCGAACTGTGATCTCGTGGACTGCGATGATATGTGGCTTCGTCCAGAATGGGCTGTATTTTGATGCTCTGTTGATCTTCCACAGGATGCTCGAATCCAGCTTGATGCCAAACGAGGTAACTTTTActtcagtggttagagcttgcaTCGGTGCAGGTGAATTTGACTTGGGGAAGAGTATCGTGGGGCTGATTATTAAGACTAATTTTGAGCGGAATCTTTCGGTGTGTAATTCCTTGATTACTTTGTATCTCAGGATGGGCGATGTGGATTTGGCAAGGAGAGTTTTTGATGAAATGGAGGAAAGGGATGTTGTCTCATGGACTGTACTCCTTGATGTGTATGCACAGATTGGAGACCTGGTGGAAGCCCGTCGGATCT AAGAGATGCCTGAAAGGAATGAGGTTTCCTGGAGCACCATGATTGCAAGATATAGCCAGAATGGGGAAGCCTTGGAGGCATTAAGGATGTTTTATCACATGCTTCATGATGGTTACAGGCCGAATGTCTCCTGTTTTTCTAGTGCACTTAGTGCTTCATCGAACCTTGAGAACTTGCTGTTTGGGTCTAATGTCCATTGCCATGCTATAAAGGTTGGGTTTGACAGTGATGTTTATGTTGCTAGTTCTTTGATCGACATGTATTTCAGATGTGGGAAGCTTATAGATGGGCATCAGGTGTTTGACTTGCTTCCAGAGAAGAACATGGTATGCTGGAATTCCATGATTGCTGGTCTTTGCTACAATGGAAAAATGGAAGAAGCTGAGGAACTTTTCAAGAATATGCTAGTGAAAAATGTTGTCTCTTGGAATGCAATAATTTCTGGTTATGCACAGAATGAACGTTATAGTAAGGTGTTGGAGACCTTTGATGACATGTTAATGTCTGGGCAAACTCCAAGCCAGATGACCTTTTCCAGTGTTCTTCATGCTTGTGCTAATTTGTCTTCACTAGAGAAAGGCAAAAACCTTCATACCAAGATTTTAAAACTTGGAATTCAGGATGAAGTTTTCATGGGAACTGCACTTATTGATATGTATGCTAAATCTGGAGATATAGAGAGCTCTAAGAAAGTGTTCTGTAGGATGCCTGAAAAGAATGAGATATCCTGGACTGCCATGATACAGGGACTTGCTGATAATGGTTTTGCAGAGGAGTCGATAATCTTATTCGaggaaatgaaaaaaatagcAATAGTTCCAACCGAAGCTATCTTCTTATCCATTCTTTTCACTTGTTCGCATTGTGGTTTGGTAGATAAAGGGTTCCATTATTTTGAATCAATGAAAAAGGTATATGGCATAATGCCCAAAGAGAAACACTATACTTGCATGGTTGATTTATTAGCTCGAGCTGGGCATCTGAGAGAGGCTGAGGAATTGATAAGCATGATGCCAGTTCAACCTGAAGCTAATTCATGGGCAGCTTTATTGAGTGCTTGTAGCATGTATGGAGATGAGGAGATAGGGGAGAGAGCTGCTAAGAAGTtgtgggagtcggagaagaacaATTCAGCAGGGTATGTCTTGCTTGCAAATTTGTATGCATCCTGCAGGAGATGGAAAGATGCAGCCAAGGTGAGGACACTGATGAAAAAGACTGGGTTGAAGAAAGGTGGAGGATGTAGTTGGATTCAGATAAAAGATCAATTTCACACTTTCTTTTCTTGGGATGTAAAACACCAAAAGTCATCAGAGATTTATGGGGTTTTGCAACTCTTAACATCAGAAATGATGGCTTAA
- the LOC105047130 gene encoding polygalacturonase At1g48100: MTNRSLLLVFHVLLWLVLSNTFPMLSAVTSHRKQSRVHKHEGSKDGRHDHDFDHFNSSSTSSAHHNGFYKPHSKIFDVISFGAMGDGISDDSKALISAWKAACLIPGATVKIPSEFRFLIRPVTLQGPCMPHLNLQIDGDIIAPTGVAAWPKSNLFQWMNLKWLNDFTIQGRGTFDGQGSTFWNFSQSRHTQKEIKHQSLKMRPTAVRFYKSYNVTVRGVQIINSPQCHLKFDSSQGIKVKNITISSPEDSPNTDGIHLQNTHDVEIKHSNIGCGDDCVSIQTGCSNIHIHHINCSPGHGISIGGLGKGNSLACVSNVTVDSINVQNALSGVRIKTWQGGLGSVRNVIFSDVRVSNVEIPVVIDQYYCNKKACKNKTDAVAVSGVMYKRITGTYSYQPMHLACSDSNPCTGIKLTDIRLSPVNASQFQQDAFCWKSYGESQGPLEPLSIGCLQRTSRSIKPLIKSSNHTC, from the exons ATGACAAATAGAAGTCTCTTGCTTGTTTTTCATGTACTTCTTTGGTTGGTTCTTTCTAACACATTTCCTATGCTGTCAGCAGTGACAAGTCACAGAAAGCAAAGCAGAGTTCATAAGCATGAAGGAAGTAAAGATGGCAGACATGACCATGATTTTGATCATTTTAATAGTTCTTCCACTTCCTCAGCTCACCATAATGGTTTCTATAAGCCACATTCAAAGATTTTTGATGTTATATCTTTTGGAGCCATGGGAGATGGAATTTCTGACGACTCCAAG GCACTTATATCAGCATGGAAAGCTGCTTGCTTGATTCCTGGAGCAACTGTGAAGattccatcagagttcagatttCTTATCAGACCAGTCACTCTCCAAGGCCCTTGCATGCCTCACCTAAACCTCCAG ATAGATGGGGACATCATAGCACCTACCGGTGTGGCTGCCTGGCCCAAATCAAATCTCTTCCAATGGATGAACTTGAAGTGGCTTAACGATTTCACCATCCAAGGACGTGGCACATTTGATGGTCAAGGCTCTACATTCTGGAATTTCTCTCAAAGCCGACACACACAG AAAGAAATCAAACATCAGTCCCTTAAGATGAGACCAACT GCAGTGAGATTCTACAAGAGTTACAATGTCACAGTTCGTGGTGTCCAAATCATCAATAGCCCTCAATGCCACCTGAAGTTTGATAGCTCTCAGGGTATCAAAGTGAAAAACATCACCATCTCTTCTCCCGAAGATAGCCCCAACACTGATGGCATTCACCTTCAAAACACACATGATGTTGAAATCAAGCATTCTAACATTGGATGTG GTGATGATTGTGTATCAATACAAACTGGATGCTCAAATATTCACATACACCATATCAACTGCAGCCCAGGCCATGGAATCAG CATAGGAGGACTCGGGAAAGGCAATAGCCTAGCCTGTGTCTCCAATGTCACTGTTGATAGCATCAATGTTCAAAATGCTCTGTCTGGAGTAAGGATCAAAACATGGCAG GGAGGTCTAGGATCTGTCAGGAATGTCATATTTTCCGATGTTCGAGTCTCCAATGTTGAGATCCCAGTTGTGATTGATCAGTATTACTGCAACAAGAAGGCATGCAAGAACAAGACTGATGCAGTGGCTGTTTCAGGAGTCATGTACAAAAGGATAACTGGGACATATTCATACCAACCAATGCATCTTGCTTGCAGTGACAGCAATCCATGCACGGGCATCAAATTGACTGATATCCGGCTATCACCAGTTAATGCATCTCAATTTCAGCAGGACGCCTTCTGCTGGAAGTCATATGGGGAGTCACAAGGTCCTCTTGAGCCTTTAAGCATTGGTTGCTTGCAAAGGACCAGTAGGTCCATCAAGCCCCTAATAAAGTCATCCAATCACACTTGCTAG